In the Alteromonas sp. M12 genome, one interval contains:
- a CDS encoding sugar phosphorylase, translating to MSEAYTWLCEKVQHHLDVIYQGVDIPQSSEEIAKSLITTMRLDEVSDRQVPVPHQNHWNEQDIILITYGDSIESETQNPLVTLHQFLNKYVKDTINAVHILPFFPYSSDDGFAVIDYSSVNESLGNWLDVKSISSNYRLMSDLVINHCSSRSVWFDNFIKCEGTGSDFFFTVDDDYDISNVVRPRTSELLRETKTENGIKKVWCTFSHDQVDFDFQNPKVLAAFVSIIRQYLDHGVRIFRLDAVAFLWKKSGTTCINLEKTHEVIRLLRTLIEYAQNDSIIITETNIPNRENLTYFGNANEAHAVYNFSLPPLLVNTLVTGDCTYLKNWQMSMPPAQNGTTYFNFIASHDGIGLRPAEGLLDEKEINTLVNTMQSFGGMVSWRTLPGGKQKPYEINIALFDALKGTTKGPDNLGMERFICAHEIMFALEGIPGLYVHSLLATGNDYERVTNTSQNRSINRRRWDMSELEDQLSNKDSQHAIALQRMNHLLSIRINQKAFHPNATQFTLQLGNKLFGFWRQSIDRRQSIFCISNITDTQQTVVMSDINLIGTDCWWDLITGNEIILDHSDFILSPYQTVWISNTRSM from the coding sequence ATGTCTGAAGCTTATACCTGGCTGTGTGAAAAAGTACAACATCACTTAGATGTCATTTATCAAGGGGTTGATATTCCTCAAAGTAGTGAGGAAATCGCAAAGTCTCTTATCACTACAATGAGATTAGATGAGGTAAGCGATAGACAGGTTCCAGTGCCTCATCAAAATCATTGGAACGAACAGGACATTATATTAATTACCTATGGGGATAGCATAGAGTCAGAAACGCAGAATCCATTGGTAACGTTACACCAGTTTTTGAACAAATATGTGAAAGATACAATTAATGCGGTGCATATATTGCCATTTTTTCCTTATAGTTCAGATGATGGCTTCGCGGTGATTGACTACTCGAGTGTGAATGAATCTCTGGGTAATTGGTTAGACGTTAAGTCAATTTCCAGCAATTATCGCTTAATGTCCGACTTGGTCATTAATCACTGCTCTTCGCGCAGCGTATGGTTTGATAATTTTATTAAATGTGAAGGCACTGGCAGTGATTTTTTCTTCACTGTTGATGACGATTACGATATCTCTAACGTGGTAAGACCGCGCACATCGGAATTGTTACGGGAAACCAAAACCGAGAACGGAATTAAAAAAGTGTGGTGCACTTTTAGTCATGATCAGGTGGACTTTGACTTTCAAAATCCTAAGGTTTTGGCGGCCTTTGTTTCAATAATCCGTCAATACTTGGATCATGGTGTCAGAATTTTCAGGTTAGATGCGGTTGCTTTTCTTTGGAAGAAATCAGGCACTACCTGCATCAATTTGGAAAAAACCCATGAAGTTATTCGCTTACTTCGAACATTAATCGAATATGCGCAAAACGACAGTATTATTATTACAGAAACTAACATTCCTAATCGTGAAAACCTCACATATTTTGGTAATGCTAACGAAGCCCATGCGGTGTACAACTTTTCATTGCCACCGCTGTTGGTCAACACATTGGTTACCGGAGACTGTACTTATTTAAAGAACTGGCAAATGAGCATGCCCCCTGCACAAAACGGGACGACCTATTTTAACTTTATTGCCTCCCATGACGGCATAGGTCTGCGCCCAGCAGAGGGTTTACTCGATGAAAAAGAAATCAATACCTTGGTTAACACTATGCAGAGTTTTGGCGGGATGGTGTCTTGGCGTACCCTACCCGGTGGCAAGCAAAAACCCTACGAAATTAATATCGCTTTATTCGATGCGTTAAAAGGAACCACTAAAGGACCTGATAATTTAGGTATGGAAAGATTCATTTGTGCTCACGAAATTATGTTTGCACTTGAAGGCATACCTGGGTTGTATGTGCATAGTTTACTGGCCACCGGGAATGATTATGAAAGGGTCACTAATACCAGCCAGAATCGCTCCATTAACCGTAGGCGCTGGGATATGTCGGAACTTGAAGATCAACTGAGTAATAAAGACAGCCAGCATGCCATAGCACTTCAACGGATGAATCATTTACTGTCAATTCGAATTAATCAAAAGGCATTTCATCCCAACGCCACACAATTTACCTTGCAGTTAGGGAATAAATTATTTGGCTTTTGGCGACAAAGTATCGATAGAAGACAAAGCATATTCTGTATAAGCAATATCACTGATACACAGCAAACTGTTGTTATGTCGGATATTAACTTAATTGGAACAGACTGTTGGTGGGATCTCATCACTGGAAATGAAATCATTTTAGATCATTCTGATTTTATTTTATCGCCGTATCAAACGGTTTGGATAAGTAACACTCGCAGTATGTAA
- a CDS encoding glycosyl transferase, with product MADFYQNGITTTLHQLSKRPIDEMESELLAFSKKRPLGLLLPSLFSELEGEAMPEIINHICKVPYLNEIVIGLDRASKEQYQHAIKFFDKLPQHHRILWNDGPRLKAIDKELADMGLAPKEMGKGRNVWYCMGYILATGRAESIALHDCDILTYDRSLLAKLIYPVAHPQFNYEFCKGYYARVADGKINGRVSRLLVTPLLRALKRTVGNNEYLEFMDSFRYPLAGEFSFRRDVLNDIRIPSDWGLEIGVLSEMHRNYSHNRLCQVDIAETYDHKHQDLSLHNDQGGLSKMSIDITKALFRKLATQGFTFTNESFRTLKATYFRIALDFVETYHNDAVMNGLELDIHREEKAVEMFAENIMKAGQSFLENPMETPFIPSWNRVISAVPDILERIKDAVEMDYEEFRY from the coding sequence ATGGCTGATTTTTACCAAAACGGAATAACCACAACATTACACCAACTTTCAAAACGTCCCATTGATGAAATGGAATCTGAATTGTTGGCCTTTTCTAAAAAACGTCCTTTAGGGCTGCTATTGCCAAGTTTGTTTTCTGAACTTGAGGGCGAAGCAATGCCTGAAATCATCAATCATATTTGCAAAGTTCCTTATTTAAATGAAATTGTAATTGGTTTGGACAGAGCTTCAAAAGAACAATATCAGCACGCTATTAAGTTTTTTGACAAACTTCCGCAACACCATCGTATTTTGTGGAATGATGGCCCGCGTTTAAAAGCCATTGATAAAGAATTAGCCGACATGGGCTTAGCGCCAAAAGAAATGGGTAAAGGCCGCAATGTTTGGTATTGCATGGGCTATATTCTTGCCACAGGACGGGCAGAATCCATCGCGCTGCACGATTGTGACATTTTAACCTATGATCGAAGCTTACTTGCCAAATTGATTTATCCGGTTGCTCATCCACAGTTCAATTATGAATTTTGTAAAGGTTATTATGCCCGTGTAGCAGATGGGAAAATTAACGGTCGTGTTTCCCGCTTATTAGTGACTCCGTTGTTACGAGCGTTAAAACGCACCGTAGGTAATAACGAATACTTAGAATTCATGGACAGTTTTAGATATCCATTGGCGGGCGAATTTTCATTCAGACGTGATGTGTTAAATGATATTCGTATTCCTAGCGATTGGGGATTAGAAATAGGCGTGTTGTCCGAAATGCACCGAAACTACTCCCATAATCGTTTGTGTCAGGTAGACATTGCTGAAACTTATGACCACAAACACCAAGATCTATCCTTACATAACGATCAAGGTGGCTTGTCTAAAATGTCCATAGACATTACCAAAGCACTATTTCGTAAGTTGGCAACGCAAGGGTTTACATTCACCAATGAGTCCTTCCGTACACTCAAAGCGACCTATTTTCGTATTGCATTAGATTTTGTTGAAACATACCACAACGATGCGGTAATGAATGGTTTAGAACTAGACATCCATAGAGAAGAAAAAGCGGTAGAAATGTTTGCTGAAAACATTATGAAAGCAGGTCAAAGTTTCCTTGAAAACCCAATGGAAACCCCCTTCATACCGAGTTGGAACCGAGTTATTAGTGCTGTTCCAGATATACTTGAGCGCATCAAAGATGCAGTTGAAATGGACTACGAAGAGTTTCGATATTAA
- the glp gene encoding gephyrin-like molybdotransferase Glp yields the protein MKNSDSTMPNLMPIENALDKMLQQCDTLVEQETISIIDALNRITAEAIFAKLQVPPKNNSAMDGFAFQVDHELPQGTTLTIQGQALAGQPFDDEVKAGHCIRITTGAILPAGTNTVMMQENVAIHENNIVLNQATKAGNSVRLAGEDIQLGQQVIAAGEKLTPAHMALLASIGEPSVTVLRKPRVAIIATGDELVVPGDKLKNGQIYESNRFALQGLLQQMNVDIIHYGIIEDDPDKIADVLLDASRKADLILSCGGVSVGDADYVKQVLEKVGRIDFWKVAIKPGKPFAFGMVNDAIFCGLPGNPVSSYVTFEKLVTPLLHKLMGRKSVNQFTINATCAAPIFKRAGRADFQRGIAYQDEHGEYWVKPNGSQGSGIMSSIASANCYILLEKEQTNLPTGAKIKIELF from the coding sequence ATGAAAAATAGTGACTCCACCATGCCGAACTTAATGCCAATTGAAAATGCACTAGATAAAATGTTGCAGCAATGCGATACCTTAGTAGAGCAGGAAACTATTTCAATCATAGATGCATTGAACCGAATCACCGCAGAGGCTATTTTTGCAAAACTGCAAGTGCCGCCAAAAAATAACTCAGCAATGGATGGGTTTGCGTTTCAGGTTGACCACGAATTACCCCAAGGCACCACATTAACCATTCAAGGACAAGCTTTAGCTGGGCAGCCCTTTGATGATGAGGTAAAAGCGGGACACTGCATCAGAATAACCACAGGCGCAATCCTGCCCGCCGGTACGAATACCGTCATGATGCAAGAAAACGTAGCGATACACGAAAATAACATCGTTTTGAATCAAGCTACAAAGGCAGGTAACAGTGTTCGCCTTGCCGGTGAAGACATCCAATTAGGACAGCAAGTTATCGCAGCGGGAGAAAAACTCACGCCTGCACATATGGCATTATTAGCCTCGATTGGAGAACCTTCAGTAACTGTATTGCGCAAACCTAGAGTGGCAATTATCGCAACGGGGGATGAATTAGTGGTGCCTGGCGATAAGTTGAAAAATGGTCAAATATACGAAAGTAATAGATTCGCATTACAGGGTTTATTGCAGCAAATGAATGTAGATATCATTCATTATGGCATCATAGAAGATGATCCCGATAAAATTGCAGACGTTTTATTAGATGCCAGTCGTAAGGCGGATCTAATTTTATCCTGTGGCGGGGTTTCCGTAGGCGATGCTGATTATGTTAAGCAAGTATTAGAAAAAGTAGGACGCATCGATTTTTGGAAAGTCGCGATTAAACCAGGAAAACCTTTTGCGTTTGGTATGGTTAATGATGCCATATTTTGTGGTTTACCTGGAAATCCCGTTTCCTCTTATGTCACCTTTGAAAAACTAGTAACGCCCCTATTACATAAACTTATGGGACGCAAAAGCGTTAACCAGTTTACGATTAACGCTACCTGCGCTGCTCCTATTTTTAAGCGAGCTGGGCGTGCTGATTTTCAAAGAGGCATAGCATACCAAGACGAACACGGAGAATATTGGGTAAAACCTAATGGTAGTCAAGGCTCTGGCATCATGTCATCCATAGCATCCGCAAATTGTTATATTCTCCTGGAAAAAGAACAGACTAACTTGCCGACAGGCGCAAAAATTAAGATTGAATTATTTTGA
- a CDS encoding HAD-IIB family hydrolase — protein sequence MSDQFVIFTDMDGTLLDHHSYSHEAAKKMLAFLKKNNIPVIPNTSKTYDEMQELTEQLDLQGPFIVENGAAIHIPHGFFKKKPAHTQWVGKNWVRNFTSKKSYWLSLLKKIESDFAGQFTHFSKMTLSEICDATGLEPEQAKRAANRLYGEPVLWLGSEQQKKEFIKCVTQLGAKTLIGGRFIHISGETDKGAALNWFVGELQRQYPEINWVSIALGDGQNDAAMLDAADIAVRIKSPVNDYPQLQRTENVFDSQLEGPEGWTECLQKILNLTLKEPENG from the coding sequence ATGAGCGACCAGTTTGTCATTTTTACCGATATGGATGGCACATTACTGGATCATCATTCTTACAGCCACGAAGCCGCAAAAAAGATGCTCGCTTTTTTGAAAAAAAATAATATTCCAGTTATTCCGAATACCAGTAAAACCTATGATGAAATGCAGGAATTGACCGAGCAATTAGACTTACAAGGTCCGTTCATTGTGGAAAATGGCGCGGCAATCCATATCCCACATGGTTTCTTCAAGAAAAAACCCGCACATACCCAATGGGTTGGTAAAAATTGGGTTCGCAATTTCACCTCCAAGAAAAGTTATTGGTTAAGTTTACTAAAGAAAATTGAAAGTGATTTTGCCGGTCAATTTACCCACTTTTCAAAAATGACACTTTCCGAGATATGTGATGCTACTGGATTAGAACCGGAACAAGCAAAACGGGCTGCAAATAGGTTATACGGTGAACCAGTATTATGGCTTGGAAGCGAACAACAAAAGAAAGAATTTATCAAGTGCGTCACACAATTGGGGGCTAAAACCCTGATAGGCGGACGCTTTATTCATATTTCAGGAGAAACAGATAAAGGTGCAGCGTTAAATTGGTTTGTCGGTGAATTACAACGCCAATATCCAGAGATAAACTGGGTTTCAATTGCATTAGGAGACGGTCAAAATGATGCTGCTATGCTTGATGCTGCAGACATTGCAGTGCGCATCAAGTCTCCCGTTAACGACTACCCGCAATTACAACGTACAGAAAATGTGTTTGATAGCCAACTCGAAGGACCTGAGGGTTGGACTGAATGTCTTCAAAAAATATTAAATTTAACGTTAAAGGAGCCAGAAAATGGCTGA
- a CDS encoding TraB/GumN family protein, which translates to MYKILFISLFMVLQSFYAQAAPLWKISKGDDFVIIGGTIHVLSATDYPLPEEFEKAYQASDTLVFESDIVRMNSPEFQQQSLQYILLQDGKTIKDFLSEQTYQDLETHLQQRNLSLQQFSMLKPSFLSVTLSMIELQMMGVSSAGVDVYYSTKGMGDQKQAKWFEEPEEQMAMLADMGKGEEDAMIAYSLKDVAKIKEMMPKLINAWRAGDLDKLAEIGIDEMQRDYPEIYDQLLVQRNKNWLPKIEQLFDNQQNELILVGALHLAGEQSVLKLMQEKGYSIEKY; encoded by the coding sequence ATGTACAAAATTTTATTCATTTCATTATTTATGGTTTTGCAATCTTTTTATGCGCAAGCCGCACCCTTATGGAAAATAAGTAAAGGAGATGACTTTGTAATTATCGGTGGCACAATCCATGTATTAAGTGCAACAGATTATCCTTTGCCTGAAGAGTTTGAAAAAGCTTATCAAGCTTCAGATACGCTAGTATTTGAATCCGATATCGTCAGAATGAATAGTCCCGAATTCCAACAGCAATCATTACAGTATATTTTATTGCAAGATGGTAAGACCATTAAAGACTTTTTGTCAGAGCAAACCTACCAAGATCTTGAAACTCATTTACAACAACGTAATCTCTCTTTGCAACAATTTTCTATGCTAAAACCGAGCTTTTTATCCGTCACCTTGTCGATGATTGAACTGCAAATGATGGGGGTAAGCAGTGCTGGCGTAGATGTATATTACTCTACCAAGGGTATGGGCGATCAAAAGCAAGCAAAATGGTTTGAAGAGCCTGAAGAACAAATGGCTATGCTGGCAGACATGGGTAAAGGGGAAGAAGACGCCATGATTGCCTATAGCCTTAAAGATGTAGCAAAAATAAAAGAAATGATGCCAAAACTGATTAATGCTTGGCGTGCCGGTGATTTAGACAAATTAGCAGAAATAGGTATTGATGAAATGCAGCGTGATTATCCAGAGATTTATGATCAATTATTAGTTCAGCGTAATAAAAACTGGCTACCTAAGATTGAACAACTTTTTGACAACCAACAAAACGAATTAATTTTAGTCGGGGCATTACATTTAGCGGGTGAGCAAAGCGTACTTAAATTAATGCAAGAAAAAGGCTACAGCATCGAAAAATACTAA
- a CDS encoding glucokinase: MTSKFVADVGGTNIRICQVEGHNLINIKKYLCVDFPTIEDAIKHYFSEFPEVKFSFGCIAIACPVIGDWVKMTNHTWEFSIDQLTKGLSLDWLGVINDFTSVAHSLPVLKDDQKVQIGAGAPKLNANIAVFGPGTGLGVEHLTFTDKGWKALDGEGGHVDFAANDENEFAIWRYLKKKLGHVSAEEVLSGRGIVHIYEGLAEKHQQAAIFADPAQITEKALSEECEICVETLQQFCKIMGSFAGNLALNLATYGGVYIGGGIASRFVDFIKSSKFRARFEDKGRFRHYVSNIPTYIITEPDHGLLGAAAYLQQNHKE; encoded by the coding sequence ATGACCTCTAAATTCGTAGCCGATGTCGGTGGGACAAATATTCGTATTTGCCAAGTTGAAGGACATAACTTAATCAATATCAAAAAATATTTATGTGTTGATTTTCCTACGATTGAAGATGCGATTAAACATTACTTTAGCGAATTTCCAGAGGTTAAGTTTAGTTTTGGGTGTATCGCAATAGCGTGCCCGGTAATCGGTGATTGGGTAAAAATGACCAATCACACATGGGAGTTTTCCATTGACCAGCTAACCAAAGGTTTATCTTTGGATTGGCTGGGGGTTATTAATGACTTCACTTCTGTGGCGCATTCATTGCCAGTGTTAAAGGATGATCAAAAAGTTCAAATTGGCGCTGGTGCGCCAAAATTGAATGCCAATATTGCTGTTTTTGGACCAGGTACGGGTTTAGGTGTAGAACACCTCACTTTTACGGATAAAGGTTGGAAAGCTCTAGATGGCGAAGGCGGACATGTTGATTTTGCCGCAAATGACGAGAATGAATTCGCTATTTGGCGCTACCTTAAAAAGAAATTAGGGCATGTGTCTGCTGAAGAGGTTTTATCAGGCCGTGGCATCGTACATATCTATGAAGGGTTGGCAGAGAAACATCAGCAAGCAGCTATTTTTGCTGATCCAGCCCAAATTACTGAAAAAGCGCTATCTGAAGAATGTGAAATCTGCGTAGAAACATTGCAGCAGTTTTGCAAAATTATGGGTAGTTTTGCAGGTAACTTAGCGCTTAATTTAGCAACCTATGGCGGCGTATATATCGGTGGTGGTATTGCTTCACGTTTTGTTGACTTTATTAAAAGTAGTAAGTTTCGTGCTCGTTTTGAAGACAAGGGACGATTTAGACATTATGTCTCTAACATCCCAACCTACATCATTACAGAACCTGATCATGGTTTACTGGGCGCAGCTGCCTATTTACAACAGAATCATAAGGAGTAA
- a CDS encoding MATE family efflux transporter, translating into MTNLKTELKQLVNLAWPLLIAQITQTLMGVSDTIMAGRYSATDMAAVAIGFSITIPILCFVQGLAMAIPPIVSKLHGAGESEKAAQKVHQAFYLIIPVSICIALSVFFIEYWFSLMDIEDKLRDITTDYMKYIVVSAPAFAGYQILRNYCEGLSFTKPTMLIMGLGLIINIPANYILIYGKFGLPAMGGVGCGLATSLVFFAMFIGTALYIHLSKRINSNLFQNWSKPDIRQIYITLKLGLPIALTLLFEVTLFGVVALLLSPLGPLTVASHQIALNFSATMFMFPLSLGMATTIRVGHFWGKQDQVGAALATKTAILLGLFIACFTAIITIVAKQQISMLYTENRQVIELAMSLMTLAAMFQLSDSVQAISAGALRGYKDTTAMFIICFFAYWGVGLPTGIILALTDFIVPALGASGFWIGFICGLTSAAIMLGFRLSVIQKRLRLHPEMFDNA; encoded by the coding sequence TTGACTAATTTAAAAACCGAATTAAAGCAGCTAGTAAACCTTGCTTGGCCGCTGCTTATTGCTCAAATTACCCAAACCTTAATGGGTGTGTCCGATACCATCATGGCAGGCCGCTATTCAGCAACCGATATGGCAGCAGTGGCAATTGGGTTCAGCATTACCATTCCCATCTTGTGCTTTGTACAAGGTCTAGCGATGGCCATTCCGCCAATCGTCTCGAAACTGCACGGAGCTGGCGAATCGGAAAAAGCAGCGCAAAAGGTTCACCAAGCGTTTTATTTGATTATTCCAGTATCGATCTGTATTGCTCTTTCAGTATTCTTTATAGAGTACTGGTTTTCGTTGATGGACATCGAAGACAAATTACGCGATATCACTACTGATTACATGAAGTACATTGTTGTATCAGCCCCAGCGTTCGCTGGATATCAAATTTTGCGTAATTATTGCGAAGGTTTGTCATTTACTAAACCGACTATGTTAATCATGGGATTAGGGTTAATCATCAATATTCCAGCAAACTATATATTGATATACGGTAAATTTGGTTTGCCGGCTATGGGTGGTGTTGGATGTGGTTTGGCAACAAGCTTAGTATTTTTTGCGATGTTTATTGGCACCGCACTCTATATCCATTTGTCTAAGCGTATTAACAGCAATTTATTTCAGAACTGGTCAAAACCCGATATTAGACAAATTTACATTACTTTAAAGTTGGGACTTCCGATTGCGTTGACCTTACTTTTTGAAGTGACCTTATTTGGTGTGGTTGCACTGCTATTGTCACCACTTGGACCATTAACCGTTGCATCGCACCAGATCGCCCTCAACTTTTCAGCGACCATGTTTATGTTTCCACTGAGTTTAGGTATGGCAACAACTATACGTGTAGGTCATTTTTGGGGTAAACAAGATCAGGTTGGCGCAGCATTGGCAACCAAAACGGCAATCCTTTTAGGCCTTTTTATTGCGTGTTTTACAGCAATCATAACCATAGTCGCTAAACAACAAATTTCCATGCTTTACACTGAAAATCGGCAAGTGATTGAGCTGGCCATGAGCCTAATGACCCTAGCTGCAATGTTTCAGCTTTCCGATTCTGTTCAAGCAATATCCGCAGGTGCATTACGGGGATACAAAGATACAACTGCGATGTTCATTATTTGCTTTTTTGCATATTGGGGCGTGGGTTTGCCAACCGGAATAATTCTAGCGCTAACCGATTTTATTGTACCTGCTTTAGGTGCATCTGGATTCTGGATCGGTTTTATTTGCGGGTTAACAAGTGCCGCTATTATGTTGGGGTTCAGATTGAGTGTTATTCAAAAACGATTGAGATTACACCCTGAAATGTTTGACAATGCTTAA
- a CDS encoding kinase, whose product MKVTPESKRLLEAFIEKHQLDANFGDVALTWFIPLAEKLKMHHDGAEGPIFVGINGCQGSGKSTLTELVLTYLVEIKQLRVINLSLDDFYFSKDYRQQLAQNIHPLLATRGVPGTHDTALLKQVLLSLKERKTGFAIPRFNKATDDPFPTEDWPIIEEPVDIILMEGWCWGVTAQTNEQLSVPVNTLESEEDSNSVWRTFVNQQLQTEYQNLYQLMDFWVMLKAPSFECVFDWRLQQEQKLIQKLATASNSEANSGIMSANEIKRFIQHYQRLTDQSLATLSETCDVVFELDKHRKIINVKGIK is encoded by the coding sequence TTGAAGGTAACCCCAGAATCTAAAAGGCTACTTGAAGCCTTTATCGAAAAACACCAACTCGATGCGAACTTTGGCGACGTTGCGCTAACATGGTTCATCCCTTTAGCTGAAAAACTAAAAATGCACCATGACGGTGCAGAAGGGCCGATTTTTGTTGGTATTAATGGTTGCCAAGGTTCTGGTAAATCCACCCTAACAGAACTGGTACTCACCTATTTAGTAGAAATAAAACAACTGCGCGTGATAAACCTTTCACTCGATGACTTTTATTTTTCAAAAGATTATCGACAACAGTTAGCGCAAAATATACATCCTTTATTAGCGACCCGTGGCGTACCAGGGACCCACGATACAGCGTTATTAAAACAAGTATTGCTCAGTTTAAAGGAACGCAAAACTGGGTTTGCCATTCCACGGTTTAATAAAGCAACAGACGACCCTTTCCCAACGGAAGATTGGCCTATCATCGAAGAGCCTGTGGATATTATATTGATGGAAGGTTGGTGCTGGGGAGTCACTGCGCAAACCAACGAGCAGCTGTCAGTTCCGGTAAACACCTTAGAGTCTGAAGAAGACAGCAATAGCGTTTGGCGCACTTTTGTTAATCAACAACTGCAAACTGAATATCAAAACTTATATCAATTAATGGATTTTTGGGTAATGTTAAAAGCACCTTCTTTTGAATGTGTATTTGATTGGCGCTTGCAGCAAGAACAAAAACTTATCCAAAAATTGGCAACTGCTTCGAATTCTGAAGCTAACAGTGGGATTATGTCAGCAAACGAAATTAAACGATTTATTCAGCACTATCAAAGACTAACGGATCAGAGTTTGGCTACTCTTAGTGAAACCTGTGATGTCGTATTTGAATTAGATAAACATCGAAAAATTATCAACGTAAAGGGGATAAAATGA
- a CDS encoding bifunctional 4-hydroxy-2-oxoglutarate aldolase/2-dehydro-3-deoxy-phosphogluconate aldolase, whose translation MSFNWKMSSQEVFSQGPVVPVLVIKNIEHAVPVAKALIKGGIKVLEVTLRTEIALDVIKKIATEVPEAIIGAGTVTNEAQLKQVEEAGAIFAISPGMTTSLLEAGKRCSISLIPGIASISELMTGLDIGYTHFKFFPAEASGGIKALKSIGGPFPDITFCPTGGIGPNNYLDYLALPNVQCAGGSWLVPDDAVEAGDWDRITELAKAAVEGAKTLSK comes from the coding sequence ATGTCATTTAATTGGAAAATGAGTTCGCAAGAAGTTTTTAGTCAGGGGCCAGTCGTACCTGTATTAGTTATCAAAAATATTGAACATGCAGTACCTGTTGCAAAAGCTTTAATAAAAGGCGGCATTAAAGTACTTGAAGTGACATTACGCACTGAAATCGCTCTTGATGTGATCAAAAAAATCGCCACTGAAGTTCCTGAAGCCATTATTGGTGCTGGTACAGTGACTAACGAAGCGCAGTTAAAGCAAGTTGAAGAAGCAGGCGCTATTTTTGCAATTAGCCCAGGGATGACTACCAGCTTATTGGAAGCAGGCAAACGTTGTTCAATATCTCTAATCCCAGGTATAGCTTCAATATCTGAGCTGATGACTGGATTGGATATCGGTTACACACACTTTAAGTTTTTCCCTGCAGAAGCTTCAGGTGGTATAAAAGCGCTGAAATCTATTGGCGGTCCTTTCCCTGATATCACGTTTTGTCCAACAGGTGGAATCGGTCCGAATAATTATTTAGATTACTTGGCTTTGCCAAACGTTCAGTGTGCTGGCGGTTCTTGGTTGGTGCCAGACGATGCGGTTGAAGCGGGTGATTGGGATCGTATCACTGAGCTTGCTAAAGCGGCGGTTGAAGGTGCTAAAACACTTTCTAAGTAG
- the moaA gene encoding GTP 3',8-cyclase MoaA encodes MLKDKYGRRFHYLRLSVTDVCNFSCDYCLPDGYQCDSDRNFLSLSEIRQICAGFAELGTKKIRITGGEPSLRKDLPEIIQIAASTPGIEQVAITTNGYRLEQQIDSWVDAGLNSLNVSIDSLDPRMFESITGHDKLETILAGISRGIERGLKVKVNGVLMRQYNGNELSVFLNWLKHTPITFRLIELMETGENKDFFKLNHLSGEPIQQYLTENGWSPVIQNNTAGPAQEFWHPDYQGKIGLIMPYSKDFCATCNRLRISATGKLHLCLFADKGLDIREYLQQQDTQQLQRQLQKLLGDKDATHWLDQGFTGATKHLAMLGG; translated from the coding sequence GTGTTAAAAGATAAATATGGACGTCGCTTCCATTACTTGCGGCTGTCCGTCACAGATGTTTGTAACTTCAGTTGCGACTATTGCCTTCCTGATGGTTACCAATGCGACTCCGATCGTAATTTTTTAAGTTTGTCTGAAATTCGCCAAATATGTGCTGGTTTTGCAGAGCTAGGAACTAAGAAAATTAGGATAACCGGAGGTGAGCCCTCATTACGCAAAGATCTCCCTGAGATTATACAAATTGCCGCCTCAACACCTGGTATTGAACAGGTTGCAATTACCACCAATGGTTATCGTTTAGAACAGCAAATCGACTCTTGGGTAGATGCGGGTCTGAATTCGCTGAATGTCAGCATAGATAGCCTTGATCCTCGCATGTTCGAAAGTATCACCGGACACGATAAACTCGAAACGATTTTGGCAGGTATCAGTCGTGGTATTGAACGTGGCTTAAAAGTCAAAGTAAATGGCGTGCTAATGCGCCAATATAACGGTAACGAACTCAGTGTATTTTTAAACTGGTTAAAACATACACCTATTACCTTTAGACTTATTGAATTGATGGAGACGGGTGAAAACAAAGATTTTTTCAAATTAAATCATTTGTCTGGTGAGCCAATTCAGCAGTATCTAACTGAAAACGGTTGGAGCCCAGTGATCCAAAATAACACCGCCGGGCCCGCTCAAGAATTTTGGCACCCTGATTATCAGGGTAAAATTGGCCTTATCATGCCTTACAGTAAAGACTTTTGCGCGACCTGTAATCGACTTAGAATAAGTGCAACTGGTAAGTTACACCTATGTCTTTTTGCTGATAAAGGTTTGGATATTCGAGAATATTTACAACAACAAGATACACAGCAATTACAGCGACAATTGCAAAAATTGTTAGGTGATAAAGATGCAACGCATTGGTTAGATCAAGGTTTCACGGGTGCCACTAAACACTTGGCAATGTTAGGCGGTTAA